A part of Caretta caretta isolate rCarCar2 chromosome 1, rCarCar1.hap1, whole genome shotgun sequence genomic DNA contains:
- the TAF13 gene encoding transcription initiation factor TFIID subunit 13 encodes MADEEEDPPFEEDTEEAGGGPDGGQGKRKRLFSKELRCMMYGFGDDQNPYTESVDILEDLVIEFITEMTHKAMSIGRQGRVQVEDIVFLIRKDPRKFARVKDLLTMNEELKRARKAFDEANYGS; translated from the exons ATGGCGGACGAGGAGGAGGATCCGCCG TTTGAAGAAGACACTGAGGAAGCCGGAGGAGGCCCAGATGgtgggcagggcaagaggaaaaGGCTGTTCTCCAAAGAGC TAAGATGTATGATGTATGGGTTTGGAGATGACCAGAATCCCTACACAGAATCGGTAGATATTCTTGAAGACCTGGTGATAGAGTTCATCACAGAGATG acacacAAGGCAATGTCAATTGGACGGCAGGGTCGTGTACAGGTTGAGGATATTGTCTTTTTGATCCGTAAAGACCCACGGAAGTTTGCTAGAGTAAAAGACCTGTTGACTATGAATGAAGAACTGAAACGAGCCAGGAAGGCTTTTGATGAAGCAAACTATGGATCTTGA